The proteins below come from a single Cannabis sativa cultivar Pink pepper isolate KNU-18-1 chromosome 3, ASM2916894v1, whole genome shotgun sequence genomic window:
- the LOC115709664 gene encoding aminoaldehyde dehydrogenase 2, peroxisomal, which translates to MAIPIPSRQLFIDGKWAEPVLKKRISIINPATEEIIGDIPAATAEDVELAVAAARKALSRNKGAEWSKAPGAVRAKYLRAIAAKIIERKEVLAKYEALDCGKPLDESAWDMDDVAGCFEYYADLAEGLDAKQKTPLSIPMDTFKSHVLKEPIGVVGLITPWNYPLLMATWKVAPALAAGCAAILKPSELASVTCLELADICQEVGLPAGVLNILTGYGPEAGAPLATHPHVDKIAFTGSTATGSKIMASAAQLVKPVSLELGGKSPIVIFDDVDLDKAAEWTAFGCFWTNGQICSATSRLIVHESIAAEFLDRLVKWIKNIKISDPLEEGCRLGPVVSGGQYEKVLKFISTAKSEGAKILCGGGRPEHLKKGFFVEPTLISEVTTSMQIWREEVFGPVLCVKTFSSEDEAIELANDTHFGLGAAVISNDLERCERVTQAFQAGIVWVNCSQPCFCQAPWGGNKRSGFGRELGEWGLDNYLSVKQVTQYISDEPWGWYKSPSKL; encoded by the exons ATGGCGATTCCGATACCCAGTAGGCAGCTCTTCATTGATGGTAAATGGGCAGAGCCAGTCTTGAAGAAGCGAATCTCCATCATCAACCCTGCCACTGAAGAAATCATCG GTGACATTCCGGCAGCTACAGCAGAAGATGTGGAGCTTGCTGTCGCTGCTGCCCGAAAAGCCCTTTCTAGAAACAAGGGCGCAGAATGGTCTAAAGCACCTGGGGCTGTTCGTGCCAAGTACCTACGCGCTATTGCTGCCAAG ATCATAGAGAGAAAAGAAGTTCTAGCAAAATATGAAGCACTTGATTGTGGAAAGCCATTGGATGAATCAGCATGGGACATG GATGATGTTGCAGGGTGTTTTGAGTATTATGCTGACCTTGCCGAAGGTTTGGATGCAAAGCAAAAGACACCACTTTCTATTCCGATGGACACATTCAAAAGCCATGTTCTTAAGGAACCTATTGGAGTTGTTGGGTTAATCACACCATG GAACTATCCTTTATTGATGGCTACATGGAAGGTAGCTCCTGCCTTGGCTGCTGGATGTGCTGCAATTCTAAAGCCATCTGAATTGGCATCTGT AACTTGTTTGGAACTTGCTGATATTTGCCAAGAGGTGGGTCTCCCCGCTGGTGTCCTTAATATTTTGACTGGTTATGGACCTGAAGCTGGAGCACCTTTGGCAACTCATCCCCATGTTGATAAG ATTGCATTTACTGGAAGCACTGCCACTGGGAGCAAAATTATGGCGTCTGCAGCTCAGTTGGTCAAG CCTGTTTCACTAGAGCTCGGTGGGAAAAGCCCTATTGTCATCTTTGATGATGTTGACCTTGACAAAG CTGCTGAATGGACTGCCTTTGGTTGCTTCTGGACAAATGGTCAGATATGCAGTGCAACATCTCGTCTTATAGTGCAT GAAAGCATTGCAGCTGAATTTTTGGACAGACTTGTAAAATGGATCAAAAACATAAAGATCTCAGATCCTCTGGAAGAAGGTTGCCGGCTTGGCCCTGTTGTTAGCGGAGGGCAG TATGAAAAAGTGTTGAAGTTTATCTCAACAGCTAAGAGTGAAGGTGCAAAAATTTTGTGTGGTGGCGGTCGTCCTGAG CATCTAAAGAAAGGGTTCTTTGTAGAACCAACTCTCATTAGTGAGGTGACCACCTCCATGCAAATTTGGAGAGAAGAAGTATTCGGACCTGTTCTGTGTGTGAAAACATTTTCTTCTGAAGATGAAGCCATTGAATTAGCAAATGACACACA CTTTGGCTTAGGTGCTGCTGTGATATCAAATGATCTAGAGAGATGTGAGCGTGTAACTCAG GCTTTTCAAGCAGGAATTGTGTGGGTCAATTGCTCACAACCATGCTTCTGTCAGGCTCCATGGGGAGGCAACAAACGTAGTGGTTTCGGTCGTGAACTTGGAGAATG GGGACTTGATAACTACTTGAGCGTGAAGCAGGTTACTCAATACATTTCTGATGAACCTTGGGGCTGGTACAAGTCTCCTTCGAAGCTGTGA